Proteins encoded in a region of the Flammeovirga yaeyamensis genome:
- a CDS encoding NAD-dependent epimerase/dehydratase family protein, which yields MNKVLVTGANGLLGANIVESLLAFNYRVVALVRKGANLQGLNDLDCDMFYGDISNKKDLIEAIKGCDIVIHSAAKTQSNINTLDAFYPINVEVTKNLIDISKASGVKRFLFIGTANTMTNGTIEKPGNESTSFMPWLYKSGYAYSKYLAQEYVLSQNEDGIFETMVLSPTFMIGPRDANHSSGQLLLFALKNKVIFCPPGGKSFVDVQNVAHAVVNAITKGKPKNVYLLSGENLTFKQFFDKVRYQIPQSKIVVSIPKSLLILGSRVVELSNKFLSTSFPFDRVTQRLFCLDNYFDNQKARYELGMHQTDTSKSIRKANKWFSENQHI from the coding sequence ATGAATAAGGTTTTAGTAACAGGAGCCAATGGCTTATTAGGTGCTAATATTGTAGAATCTCTATTAGCATTTAACTATCGAGTAGTGGCTTTGGTAAGAAAAGGGGCCAATCTGCAAGGTCTAAATGATCTTGATTGTGATATGTTCTACGGAGATATATCAAATAAAAAGGATCTTATAGAAGCAATAAAAGGATGTGATATTGTGATTCATAGTGCGGCTAAAACACAAAGTAATATCAATACCTTAGATGCGTTTTATCCCATCAATGTAGAGGTAACAAAGAATTTGATAGACATTTCGAAAGCTTCTGGTGTAAAGAGATTTTTGTTTATTGGTACGGCCAATACCATGACTAACGGAACAATAGAAAAACCAGGGAATGAGTCGACTTCATTTATGCCATGGCTGTATAAATCGGGTTATGCTTACAGTAAATATTTAGCACAAGAATATGTCTTATCTCAAAACGAAGATGGAATTTTCGAAACCATGGTATTGTCACCTACATTTATGATAGGTCCAAGAGATGCAAATCATTCTAGTGGTCAATTGTTATTGTTCGCTCTAAAAAATAAAGTGATTTTCTGTCCTCCTGGAGGGAAAAGTTTTGTTGATGTACAAAATGTAGCACATGCAGTGGTCAATGCTATTACAAAAGGAAAACCTAAGAATGTATATCTTCTTTCTGGGGAGAATCTTACTTTCAAACAATTCTTTGATAAGGTACGCTATCAAATTCCACAAAGTAAGATTGTTGTGTCTATTCCAAAAAGCTTATTAATCCTTGGGAGTCGAGTGGTCGAATTATCAAATAAGTTTTTATCCACCTCATTTCCGTTTGATAGAGTGACCCAACGTTTGTTTTGTTTGGATAATTATTTTGATAATCAAAAAGCAAGATATGAATTAGGAATGCATCAAACAGATACTTCAAAATCGATTCGAAAAGCAAATAAATGGTTCTCAGAAAACCAACATATTTGA
- a CDS encoding LruC domain-containing protein — translation MKNFLQFASILLLIYFSSCKNNNEEQPTAEKSGFETLQVDNSFNYSTTVDFDINIMQEYVSSNLPIEIYSSTDFDETSLLGSVVLKGSSTFTSSINIERGTKKLYIKALKAGVPQFFEFDVSEGVNYLSLSENFIYNNIDEIDNSSSSRTAYTGQLHSIYGNWDNQGLPDYLIDPDTVSQALMDDIDASLPERRPVPTYNPSYLKDINYDTKIIQDADVWITFVHEGAGYRNTLAYYTYPTGNPPQSTNDIDSIKVVFPNVSYLYAGGKLKTGDKVFLGRFDANTSIGWVLIPNGWDTSIEQPVYKNQVKYSNYLLNNDSPEGYKQHMVALKDTDRNIVVLGFEDLTRPGGDNDFNDCMFYLTANPFTISVDDYDDLSEAVDTDGDGLFDHEEDYPNDSERAFNLYINNKSSFSTYGFEDLWPAKGDYDFNDLVIGVKYKKVLNANYFIREIVMDTKVFAIGGYYRNGFGIEFPFNASLVNNTTGQVLDQGVVTTAANGTEVGSTKASVIFFENAYSLMSSDEILVNVKPSSTYVTPHEFTITLSFNAGQLANSSFTNYPNPFIFVDQERGREVHLPNYEPTALANQDYFKTSDDNTDSGQNIYYKTSANHPWAINVVANEFKYPYENVEITSAYNHFKTWAESSGGNYSDWYKTKSGYKNDDMIFQRL, via the coding sequence ATGAAAAACTTTTTACAATTTGCATCAATTCTACTGTTAATTTATTTTTCTTCATGTAAAAACAACAATGAAGAACAACCTACAGCCGAAAAGTCAGGGTTTGAAACATTACAGGTAGACAATTCCTTTAACTATTCCACAACCGTTGATTTTGATATCAATATCATGCAAGAATATGTTTCTTCAAATCTACCAATTGAAATTTATTCGTCAACAGATTTTGATGAAACTTCATTGTTGGGAAGTGTTGTTTTAAAAGGTAGTTCAACTTTTACATCCAGTATCAACATAGAAAGAGGGACGAAAAAACTATATATCAAAGCATTAAAAGCAGGTGTACCTCAATTTTTTGAATTTGATGTTAGTGAAGGTGTTAACTATTTATCATTAAGCGAAAATTTTATTTATAATAATATTGATGAAATTGATAATTCATCTTCATCAAGAACTGCATATACAGGACAGTTACATAGCATTTACGGTAATTGGGACAATCAAGGTTTGCCAGATTATTTGATAGACCCCGATACTGTATCACAAGCTCTTATGGATGATATTGATGCCTCCTTACCAGAGAGAAGACCAGTTCCAACGTATAATCCTTCATATTTAAAAGATATTAATTATGATACCAAAATAATTCAAGACGCAGATGTGTGGATTACTTTTGTACATGAAGGGGCAGGTTACAGAAATACTTTGGCTTATTACACGTATCCTACAGGTAATCCACCACAGTCAACAAATGATATTGATAGTATCAAAGTGGTCTTTCCAAATGTATCTTATTTGTATGCTGGTGGCAAATTAAAAACTGGAGATAAAGTATTTTTAGGACGATTCGATGCAAATACTTCAATAGGATGGGTACTAATTCCAAATGGTTGGGACACTTCTATAGAACAACCAGTATATAAAAATCAAGTAAAGTATAGTAACTATTTATTAAATAATGACTCACCTGAAGGCTATAAACAACATATGGTAGCCTTAAAAGATACGGATAGAAACATCGTTGTTTTAGGTTTTGAAGATTTAACTCGTCCGGGAGGTGATAACGACTTCAACGATTGTATGTTTTATCTAACAGCTAATCCTTTTACAATTAGCGTAGATGATTATGATGATTTATCTGAAGCTGTAGATACGGATGGAGACGGTTTATTTGATCATGAAGAAGATTACCCTAACGATTCAGAAAGAGCATTTAATTTATATATCAATAATAAATCAAGTTTTTCTACCTATGGTTTTGAAGATTTATGGCCAGCAAAAGGTGATTACGATTTCAACGATTTAGTTATTGGGGTGAAATACAAAAAGGTATTGAATGCGAATTATTTCATTAGAGAGATTGTAATGGATACCAAAGTTTTTGCCATTGGTGGTTATTATCGTAACGGTTTTGGAATTGAATTTCCTTTCAATGCTTCACTTGTAAATAATACTACAGGTCAGGTATTGGATCAAGGTGTGGTAACTACAGCTGCAAATGGAACCGAAGTAGGAAGTACAAAAGCTAGCGTTATCTTTTTCGAAAACGCCTACTCTCTGATGTCATCAGATGAAATTTTAGTGAATGTAAAACCATCTAGTACTTATGTTACACCTCATGAATTTACCATTACATTAAGTTTTAATGCAGGACAATTAGCAAATTCATCATTTACCAATTACCCGAATCCATTTATTTTTGTAGATCAGGAAAGAGGTCGAGAGGTACATTTACCTAATTATGAACCTACGGCATTGGCTAATCAAGATTATTTTAAAACAAGTGATGATAACACAGATTCAGGTCAAAATATCTATTATAAAACAAGTGCAAACCATCCTTGGGCGATCAATGTAGTAGCCAACGAATTTAAATATCCATATGAAAACGTAGAGATCACTTCTGCTTATAATCACTTTAAAACTTGGGCAGAATCAAGTGGTGGTAATTATTCAGATTGGTATAAAACCAAATCGGGTTATAAAAATGATGACATGATTTTTCAGCGACTCTAA
- a CDS encoding SDR family NAD(P)-dependent oxidoreductase produces the protein MGTSDNNFIIITGASQGLGKEFARTCAQKGKDLILISLPKENIKNLALELSFKFKVSVYYYETDLTNQVELDQLIEKINQKHQIEVLINNAGIGGSRRFEEASEEYIQNIINLNVLALVKLTRGLLPNLKNKREAHILNISSVAAFGAMPFKTVYPASKAFVESFSLGLNEELKDSCVKVSVAHPGGMPTNEIVAQRIKQHSNILIRNTILSPSEVAEICLEEMYKGKARIIPGLMNRVCRYLIRMCPDKIRLPMVRRNLLQEINMA, from the coding sequence ATGGGAACATCAGACAACAACTTTATTATAATAACTGGAGCGAGTCAGGGTTTGGGAAAAGAGTTTGCTCGAACTTGTGCACAAAAAGGGAAGGATCTTATTCTAATTTCTTTACCCAAAGAAAACATCAAAAACTTAGCATTAGAGTTGAGTTTTAAATTTAAAGTATCCGTTTACTATTATGAGACTGATTTAACGAATCAAGTTGAATTAGATCAATTGATAGAAAAGATCAATCAGAAACACCAAATAGAAGTTTTGATTAATAATGCCGGAATTGGAGGTAGTCGTAGATTTGAAGAAGCATCGGAAGAATACATTCAAAACATTATTAATCTGAATGTATTGGCATTGGTAAAATTGACAAGAGGTCTATTGCCTAATTTAAAAAATAAAAGAGAGGCACATATTTTAAATATTTCGAGTGTGGCTGCTTTTGGAGCAATGCCATTTAAAACTGTATATCCTGCTTCCAAGGCTTTTGTTGAATCTTTTTCACTTGGGTTAAATGAAGAATTAAAAGATTCTTGTGTAAAGGTGAGTGTTGCCCACCCTGGAGGGATGCCTACAAATGAAATTGTGGCTCAACGCATAAAACAACATTCCAATATCTTAATTAGGAACACCATTTTATCTCCTTCCGAGGTAGCCGAAATATGTTTAGAAGAAATGTATAAAGGTAAAGCTAGAATTATCCCGGGGCTAATGAATAGAGTATGTAGGTATCTTATCCGAATGTGTCCAGATAAAATTAGACTCCCAATGGTGAGAAGAAATCTATTACAGGAAATTAATATGGCATGA
- a CDS encoding zinc dependent phospholipase C family protein — protein MKTFTLLFSFWGFFAHQEINLQATFLLPDEMFFFFKSHINELKKGGIRPDQRKGLLDNEGSKHYIDIEFYDSLLQQPIKFDDALLKYSNDSLLANGMTPWVVTKYYFLLRKAFEEKDAYLIIKYAGEVGHYYGDLHVPLHTTHNYNGQLTNQVGIHAFWESTLPENYYNQYNIQLENAHYIDNIQETVWEAMRESHALVKTVLNEEKKVSATFGDRGKYVVKRRGATLQMLPSKKYAEKYNEAVGEMVSARMQLSIQRIANLWFTCWVDAGQPDLKDLKYKVE, from the coding sequence ATGAAAACTTTTACTCTCTTATTCTCTTTCTGGGGATTCTTTGCACATCAAGAAATCAATCTCCAAGCCACCTTCTTATTACCTGATGAAATGTTCTTTTTCTTTAAATCTCATATTAATGAGTTAAAGAAAGGAGGGATAAGGCCTGATCAACGTAAAGGGTTATTAGACAACGAAGGAAGTAAACACTATATTGATATTGAGTTTTACGATTCTTTGTTACAACAACCCATAAAATTTGATGATGCTTTGTTGAAATATTCCAACGATTCATTATTGGCGAATGGTATGACACCTTGGGTAGTTACAAAGTACTATTTTCTGTTGAGGAAAGCTTTTGAAGAAAAGGATGCTTATCTAATAATTAAGTATGCAGGAGAGGTGGGGCATTATTATGGCGATTTACACGTACCCCTTCATACTACCCACAACTATAATGGTCAACTGACAAATCAAGTGGGAATTCATGCTTTTTGGGAATCCACATTGCCAGAAAACTATTATAATCAATATAATATTCAATTAGAAAATGCCCATTATATAGACAATATTCAGGAGACGGTATGGGAAGCCATGAGAGAATCCCATGCTTTGGTAAAAACAGTCTTAAATGAAGAAAAGAAAGTAAGTGCTACTTTTGGTGATAGAGGGAAGTATGTGGTAAAACGTCGAGGGGCTACTTTACAAATGCTACCCTCAAAAAAGTATGCGGAAAAATACAATGAAGCAGTGGGAGAGATGGTGAGTGCAAGAATGCAGTTATCTATACAAAGAATTGCCAACTTATGGTTTACCTGTTGGGTAGATGCAGGACAACCCGATCTTAAAGACTTGAAATATAAAGTTGAATGA
- a CDS encoding NFACT RNA binding domain-containing protein, protein MFNNYYFLRQLSQALKERLVGMTLGACFSQSKDELMIGFYKGAREQWIRASLIPNFNLLTFPLDYQRKKVNSIDLFKEAIDQEVLDIIQYKNERAFLIQMTDDWGLLFKMYGNRSNILLTQGEEVYAIFQKRHIDDQNMDISSLDREIDQSKGAFYEGGIKATFPTLGREANAYLENQGFDKCSPDEQWTRLSNLVKQLESPNYYVEELDEQVQFLLFQLEGANTLLESDDPIDAANEFYYRFSKRYFVEREKGPLIKEIDKRLKQSKSYLKKHYARYEELTENARFEEIANIIMANLHAIPPRSKKVTLFDFYNEEDIKIKLNELHTPQKNAETYYRKAKNQKLEVKNLEANIQQKETEMEELKKHREALDQFEMVREIRKYIKTNGLQKLQKNEPVFPFRKFEYKGFEIWVGKNAVNNDLLTQRFAHKRDLWLHARDVAGSHVVVKWKSKQPNFPVDVIEKAASIAAYYSQRKTDTLCPVIYTPKKFVRKRKGDPAGLVVVDKEKVVLIEPAPFSETLT, encoded by the coding sequence ATGTTCAATAATTATTATTTCCTTAGACAACTTAGTCAGGCACTAAAAGAAAGATTAGTAGGGATGACCCTTGGGGCGTGTTTTAGTCAAAGTAAAGACGAGTTGATGATCGGCTTCTATAAAGGAGCACGCGAGCAATGGATTCGAGCATCTTTAATACCAAATTTTAATTTACTGACTTTTCCTCTTGATTATCAAAGAAAGAAAGTCAATAGCATCGATTTATTTAAAGAAGCAATTGATCAGGAAGTATTGGATATCATTCAATATAAAAATGAGAGAGCCTTTTTAATTCAAATGACGGATGATTGGGGATTGTTATTTAAAATGTACGGCAATCGTTCCAATATTCTATTAACCCAAGGAGAAGAGGTGTATGCTATCTTTCAGAAAAGACACATTGATGATCAAAACATGGATATCAGTTCGTTGGATAGAGAAATTGATCAATCGAAAGGAGCATTTTATGAAGGTGGAATAAAAGCTACTTTCCCCACTTTAGGTAGGGAAGCAAATGCCTATCTTGAGAATCAAGGATTTGATAAATGCTCTCCCGATGAACAATGGACTAGACTTTCTAATTTGGTGAAGCAACTTGAATCGCCTAATTATTATGTGGAGGAATTAGACGAACAAGTTCAGTTTTTATTGTTTCAATTAGAAGGAGCGAATACCCTCTTAGAATCTGATGATCCCATTGATGCAGCCAACGAGTTTTATTACCGATTCTCGAAAAGGTATTTTGTTGAAAGAGAAAAAGGGCCACTTATCAAAGAGATTGATAAAAGGTTGAAGCAATCAAAAAGCTACTTGAAAAAGCATTATGCCCGCTATGAAGAGTTGACAGAGAATGCACGTTTTGAAGAAATCGCCAATATCATCATGGCCAACCTTCATGCAATTCCACCTCGATCAAAAAAAGTGACGTTGTTTGATTTCTATAATGAGGAGGATATCAAAATAAAGTTGAACGAACTACATACTCCACAGAAAAATGCGGAGACGTATTATCGTAAAGCCAAAAATCAAAAGTTAGAAGTAAAGAATCTTGAAGCCAATATTCAGCAAAAAGAAACTGAAATGGAAGAATTGAAAAAACACCGAGAGGCGTTGGATCAATTTGAAATGGTAAGAGAGATCAGAAAATATATTAAGACCAACGGACTACAGAAACTTCAGAAAAATGAACCTGTATTCCCGTTTAGAAAATTTGAGTACAAAGGGTTTGAAATTTGGGTAGGTAAAAATGCTGTAAATAATGACTTGCTCACACAACGTTTTGCCCATAAAAGAGATCTGTGGTTACATGCTCGAGATGTGGCAGGGTCGCATGTAGTGGTGAAATGGAAGTCGAAGCAACCGAATTTTCCTGTAGATGTGATTGAGAAAGCAGCATCGATTGCCGCTTATTATTCTCAGAGAAAAACAGATACATTGTGTCCGGTAATTTATACTCCTAAAAAGTTTGTGAGAAAGAGAAAAGGAGATCCGGCAGGGTTGGTAGTAGTTGATAAAGAAAAAGTAGTACTAATAGAACCTGCTCCTTTTTCAGAGACTTTAACGTAA